The sequence ACATACAAAAAGATCCCatttgaacaaaacaaaaacatgccCTATATATATGAGTGCATAGGTATaaggagatggttgaatagcatcactgactcaatggacatgagtttgagcaaattctgggagatagtgaaggacagggaagcctggcatgctgcagtccatggggccacagagtcagacaccagttaGCAACTGTACAGCAACGTGATTAAAGGATGAGCATGGAGAAAGTATATTCCAAGAGGACATTTGTCCAGAGGTATGTTAATATTGACTATAGGAGGGACTGGTGGAGGATAGAGCATAAACAAAAACTTTTAGTAAAgtatctattatttatttattttccatgattttttaaatgacaccAATCTCTCAtttgtataaaattataaatcacaAATGCAcataaggaaaggaaggaaagaatgatcAAAATGCTCCTGGCAGTTGTCTCAGGATGGTGGAATTTCAGATGAGCTTTGCGTGATATTTTTCTGAACTGTTTGAATGTGTGTATAATGAATGTTATCATTATGTaatcagaaaaatcaataaaccaTTTTCACTGTAAAACACAAGCTCTGCCTCTGACTGTCAGCTTCAGTGCACCCTTCCCGCACTGAGCCACCTCAGGGGAGCgtctctcaagtcttctcctaAAGTGACTGGGTATAAATATTAACCGGAATGTGCTAGTGTGCACTGGCTCCCCCCTTGGTGTCCCcccatcccttctccactggTGCACAGATGTCCTCAGAGCTGTCTGGACTCCTGTCCTGGGGGAGGGACTGAATAGACCTTTACAGCGTGGCCATGGCCCCAGCCAGCTTCCAGGAGAAAGGTCTTTCTCCTGATTGGTGGGCAGGTCCAGACACGCTCGCTGACTGTGCAGGAACTTGGCTGTCCCCTCCTCTATCCCTTACAGATCCCTGCTGCCCAGGTGTCACTGGTCCTGTTTGGAGGGAAGGTGTCTGGGGCAGCTGCAGACCCTTTGGCTGGGTTTCTCATCAACAGAAGCAGGAGGACAGGGTCTGGACGACTCATGCCCTGGTGAGCAGCCCCATGGTCCTTAGGGTCCTGGCACCCACCCCTGCTTGAGATCTCTGCATTTCTCACAGCTGCTTCTTAGTGGAAAATCCTATGGGTGGTTAGAGGTCAGATCTGGACAGTGGTGACAGGAATGGAATGGGTCTGAGTGAGTCATGCAGGTGTTCAGGGACCTCTCCCTCACTGGGCGGCACAGAGCTGGACAAGAGCCGCAGGCCTGGCCCTGGGGGGCTCGGAGTGCAGCCAGGCGGGGCTGGATGGCTTGGAAGGTGTCACAGAGGAGATGCAACTTTCTTGGGTATGGGGAATGGCACCACCCAACCTAGGTGACACCAATGGTAGAGAACttacctgacaatgcaggagatgtaagagataggggtccaatccctgggttgggaagatcccctggaggagggcatggagacccactccagtgttcttgcctggagaatcccatggacagaggagcctggtgggctacaatccatagggtggcaaagagatggacatgactgaagtgacttagcacgcacccaTGCAGCCCCTAAGGGCCCCAGCCCCCACTCCCAAGGACCTTCTCATCCCCTCAGCCACCTCTCCCCCTCCGTGGCTCCCACCCTGAGCCCCAGACCAGGACTCCACCAGGGCCGAGGGCCGGGCGAGCTTGCTCCAGGCCCCTGGGGACCCCCTCGTCCTGGTGCTGCAGGGCGCCCCACCTGGCTGTGCCTCCGCAGGGTGCTGGGCTGCACACCCTTCATTGCCTTGGCCTACTTCTTCCTGTGGTTCTTGCCCCCCTTCTCCACCTTGCGCGGCCTCTGGTACACAACCCTCTACTGCCTGTTCCAAGCCCTGGCCACGGTAAGCAAGTGGGCCCCTTCCTGGGTCTGGACTCCTGGAACCCCATGCCGGCAGGAGGCCTccctgaagtgtgtgtgtgtgtgtgtgtgtgtgtgtgtgtgtgtgtgtgtgtgctggggggtgCCCGCTGCCCACCTGCTCACCAGGTGGTGACTGCCTGTTAACTTTTCTTGTGGGCTCTAGGCCAGATGCCCCTCCTGCTCCTTAGCCCCTAACTCCAGGTCGAGGGGATCTATAGGGACCTGCCAGCCTGGCACGGGTCTGGCCTGGGGAAGCTGCTGACCTGGGTTGGCCACCTGGCAGTGGGCACCATCCTAAGCTCTGCCGGGTCCCGCAGTTCTTCCAGGTGCCCTACACGGCGCTGACCATGCTGCTGACCCCAAACCCCAAGGAGCGGGACTCGGCCACTGCGTATCGTGAGTGCAGCCGGGCGTGCGGTCGGGTGGGAGGGGGTAGCTCTGGCCCAGCCCCATGAGCTCAGCCACCTTGTTGCGTGCTGTGCCCCAGGGATGACCTTGGAGATGGTGGGGACGCTGATGGGAGCCACCGTCCACGGACTCATCGTGTCTGGTGCACACGGGTCCCACAGGTGCAAGGAGGACATGCTCCCCGGGGAGGTGGCTGTCTCCCCCAACGCGGTGAGTGTCCAGGCTGCCCGGAGCCATTGCGCCCCGGCTTCCAGGTCACCTCTGTCTTCGAGGAACGTTTCTCCCCCCGGTGTCTTCATGGTTGTTTGGGGGCTCAGctctgcccaccaggctctttcatTCCTTCCCGGCTCCTCGCGCTGAGCCCATGTCCCCCATCCTTCCTGCTAAATTTGCTTCTCCTGCTGGGTGCCTTCTAAACATGGAGTCAAACAACAGGCCAGCAGGTCAtctggaggggaggaggtggaCCCCAGAGTAGTGACGGGGTAGGGAGTGGCCACCGGCAGGGTCAGGAGAGAGAGACAGCCAGAGGGTTTAGTGTCGTTGCAGAGCTCTGGGCAAAACCCATCCTGTGAGCAGTGCCGCCCAGCCCTGAACaagtgtccccccacccccacccacagtGTGAAAGGAGAGGGGAAACCTGGGGGCGGTACCCCATCCTCTCGCCTCAAAGCCATTCCCTTTTCAGCAATTAGGAGATGTTCATCTATTTATCTGTCAAGTGCATCTTctattccccctcttctccttaaGCAAATGACATCACTGACCTCCACCAACATTTGAGAATTGATGTTATGAGAATAGTGCCAGCATCACGCACCCACGGTTCACTGCCTGTAAGAAAATATTACAATGAAGtcctgtaaaaaaaataaaaaagtcctgTGTAGAGATCCCCAGGCCATCTGCAGCCCGGCTACAGAATGTGCCTCCGTACAGTGTGAAATGAAGCTGTAGGGCTCCAGAGAGAGCAGGGAGTCAATCTCCCCTTCCCATGGCCCACTGCCCCAGTCAAGGGATTGCCTGGATCTGGGTGGGTGAGAAGCTATGCCCCGTTGCCCTCAAAGCCTATCATGGTGCTAAGAGCCCAGGATCAGAGGGGTTGTGGCCTACAGATTTACCCTCCCTGCATCCAAGCCCAgggcacccccccaaaaaaaatgagagtcaaagtcgctcagtcatgtccagctctttgcaaccccatagacatagcccaccagactcctctgtccatgggattctccaggcaagaatcctggagtggaatgccattcccttctccaggggatcttcctgattcagggctcaaactcaagtctcctgcattgtaggcagattctttattatctgagcccccagggaagcctctacAACGCCCCTCCCCAAAGCTTCTGGGTCACTATCTAGGTGAGGATAGTGGAACAGAGGGTAGAAGTGGGGAGCAGGGTTGAGGAGCTCCCCTTGGGTGGGAAAGCAGGAGGCCAGGTGGGGCATAGGATTGCAAGAAGTAGGGAGTAGGAAGCTGAGAACTTGTCCTCCCTCATGTCCTCATGGCTCACATGAGGCTGTGAGCCAAGGTGAGACACGTCCAGGGGCCTCATGCTAGTTCCAACTCTGCTGTCCCATAGACTTCCCTTACAAAACACAAATTCATAGATAAAACCGTCCTGAATTTCTAGAGATCAGAGCATTGACTCCCAAGTGCAGTGCTTTCTGAATGTGGGACCCCTCACACTGGTGAAGCTCTgcgtctccttccttcctcccccaccaGAGGCAACCCCTATCCTGAACTGGGTGACTGTTACTCCCATGCAGGCCTTAGATGTATTTTATCCCATATGTGTCTTCCTCTGAATGCTCAGTGGCACCGTTTCTGTTTTCGATATTTTCTGTGTCAACGTACATCACACTGTAACTGTCTGTTCATGGATCTGTCTCCCCCTCACCCCAAGCCCCTTACTGTGGATGCACAGGGTCACTTATTCATCACTGTAAACTTAGGGTCTAGCACATGGAAGTCAGAAGCAATGaatgtttgcttaaaaaaaatgagagagagggagggagggatttgACTCATGGTTACATGAATGCCCACAGTAGGcacagggtcagcagaaggaccATTCTGGTCCCTTAGATCTCCCCTTCCTGTGGGCTGATGGAGAGGTAGAGCACCCAGGATCCTTGGACTTGGACTGAGGGTCCCTCTGCTCCCACTGGGAGGCACACCTGCCAGGCCCCTGGGTATCCCCACCTCCATGGGTTGGAGACATCACCCCCACTGAAGTTCTGTCCTGTCCACAGACTCGTCTCTACTTCATTGCAGCCGCTGTGGTTGCTTTGACTTACCCAGTGTGCAGTACTTTGCTCTACCTGGGGGTGAAGGAGCAATCAGGTAGGTACAGGGCTGCAGACAGAGTGTGGAAGCAGAAGCTGGCCGCTCCTCTTGGGCATGAGTTTTGGTTTTGAACTCCGCCAATCCAAGATGTCCCTTTCCAATGTTATAGACCCCTCCACCCCAGCATCCGGCCAGGGCCTGGGCTTCCTGACTGGGCTGGGTCTCACAGTCCGGCATCGGCCCTATCTGAAGCTGGTCATCTCCTTCCTCTTCATCTCAGCAGCTGTTCAGGTATGTTTGGCCAGGCTGATCCCCACTGGCTGGGCTTTGGCCATACCGAGCTTGCATAGGTTCAGGTTAGACTCTCGTCTCCACCACACCACAGGGAAACCAGTGGCTGGCAAGGGCTTGGCaaggctgatgctgggaggagagaAACCTACCTAGATCTAGTGGGACTGCGGAGGGTCAGGGCCCAGAGACCAGGAAGTGTCTGGGGTGGTAAAGTCCATCCATCTCAGCCATCTCAGCTGGGCAGACTAGGAATGGTGTTTAAACCTGTGTCGGGATAAGACTACATTGTTGGGGAAGGGATTGCATGATGGTGGCAGAAACAAGAGCTTGGAGGCCCAAAGGGAAGGCCTGACTCGGGACCTCAGCCTTGCCCTTGATTTCCACATTTCTGCCATTTCCTGTACACACCTACTTCCTGTCGACTCCTCAGGTGGAGCAGAGCTACCTGGTCCTGTTCTGTACACACGCCTCCCAGCTTCAAGACCACGTCCAGGGCATGGTGCTGACCATCCTGGTGAGGGGACATGGGGTGGTGGAGGCGAGAGGCCTGAGTCAGGGCTGTGTGGTCCTTGACATGACCTGTGTGATGGAGGTCTGATGGTCAGTATTTTGGACTCTGCGTGGGCTTTTTGCTAAGatgcttcaatcgtgtctgactctttgtgaccctatggactgtagcccaccaggctcctctgaccatgggattctccaggcaagaatactggagtgggttgccatttctttccccaggggatcttcccaacccagggatcaaacccacgtctcttatgtctcctgcattggcaggcaggttctttactgctagtgccaccatTTCAGCAGAGGGTGGAATTGGGGTCAGGGTCATAAAGTTCGTAAAGTTCAGCCACTGGTTCCAACCAAGGACAAGGTTAACATCGGGTGTCCCACCTAAAAACTGAGCATTTGAGAATCTGGCAGAGGCCCCGGCAGGGCGTCTTGAGCCATGGCGATTCTGTCCGTTCACAGGTCTCGGCAGTGCTGAGCACCCCGATGTGGGAGTGGGTTCTGCAGCGATTTGGGAAGAGGATGTCAGCCCTTGGGATCTGTGTGAGTGAGGCAGGAAGCCAGGCCTGGGGTGGTGTTGAGGGGGAGGGGTATTCTCACGTCCTCTGTGTCTAGCCTGGGGCCAGGCTCAGGGGGCATTAGTAAGGACTGGTGAGTGGATGAAGCCGAGAACATCTATGAGTGTGTGTGGGGCAGGGGTACAAGTGGAGGAGGCGCCAGCGTGTCTGTCTCCCTAGGCGATGGTGCCCTTTGCAATCCTGCTGGCTGCTGTGCCCATGGTTCCCGTGGCATATGTCGTGGCCTTTGTGTCTGGCCTGAGCATCGCTGTGTCCTTGCTGCTACCCTGGTAGGCTGGGTCAGGGGCACGAGGAGTAGGGGCCTCCCATCCTTCCCAGTGGGTATCCCCTCCTTCATCTCAACCTGCAGTCCTAGGCCCCTCCCCCTGAGGACAGGCTCTCCCCCTTTCAGGGGTAGAGGCTGCCAAAGtgttggggaaaaagtgaaaagaaagtgcaaatgttagtcactcaatcgtgtctgcctcttatgtgaccccatggactgtagtccacaggctcctctgtcatgggactctccaggcaagaatactggagcgggttgccatgcccccatccagggatcttcccaacccagggattgaacccaggtctcccgcattacagatggattctttaccatctgagccaccagggaagcccaagaatacttgagtgggtagcctatcccttctccaggggatcttcccacccagggattaaatccaggtctcccacactacaggcagattttttactgtctgagtcaccaggggagtaCAAGCACTTTtactgcctgactctttggaccaGTCCTGGTGCTGAGCAGCGGGGACCCAGGGGTGAATTTGACTCAGTCCTTGTCCCCAAAGAGCCCTCAGGCTGGCAGCTCCCAAGGAGATAAAAGACATAATTCTgcagcccctgcccccaggtCCATGCTTCCGGATGTGGTCGATGACTTCCAGCTGCAGCACCAGCATGGCCCAGGACTGGAGACCATTTTCTACTCATCCTACGTCTTCTTCACCAAGCTTTCGGGAGCAGGCGCCCTGGGCATCTCCACTCTCAGCCTGGAGTGAGTCCCAGAGTCGGGCTGTCCCAGAGGTGCAGAAGACAAGTGGCGTGGGAAGCAAAGGGCAAAGTCCCCCACCTGAGCCAGCCAGGGGCCACCCATGGGTCTGGGGAGTGTGCGGGAACCCCCACCCCAGCTTTCTCTGTGCACAGGACCAGAAGGGGTACAGGTCTCAGCAGCTATACCCCTTCTGAAACCTCTATTCCCCGCATTCTCAGCTCTCTCTGAACTCCTCCCCGGGCTGCCTGTTCCCTCACACTCCCTTCCTCCCTAGTTAGACTGATTTGGCCAGAAAACAAATCCAAGTTTCAGGATAGGGTGGGGTTGGGCACCTGGGATCCTTCCATCAGGAGGCTCTGAGCTGGAAGCTCAGGGTGGGGGCTTCTCCAGCTTCGCAGGGTACGAGTCAGGAGCCTGCAGGCAGTCGGAGCAGGTGGTGGTGACCCTCAAGGTCCTCATCGGTGCAGTGCCCACCAGCATGATCCTCATTGGTCTGTGCATCCTCATGGTCGGCCCCACTCCCAAGGTGCCAAGTCGGGCCAACTCCCGCTCCCTGGGGAGGTAGGCACCTGCGCTCACAGGTTCACACCGCAGGGCACCTGGGGAGGCACACAGATGTGCACAGTCTTCAGGTGGGCCTGATGTTCCACAAgcatggagtctttttttttaattcatttatttttggctgcactgggtcttctctgccacgtgggctttttctagttgtggtgagcaggggctgctctctagttgaggtgctcaggcttctcattgtggtggcttctcttgttgcagagcacgggctctagggtgcaaaggcttcagcagttgtggctcccgggATCTAGAGCCCAGGTTCATTAGCTGTGGTCcattggcttagttgctctgtggcagatGGAATCTTCCCATCTTcgatcccagggatcgaacccaggtcccctgtattggtaggcagattcttatcaaCTGTACCACTGGGAAAGTGCAGTCAGTCTGTCTAAATGGGCCCCAAACTGAATTCATCTTTGTTCTCCAATCTCGGCTCTTGCTGTACCACAGTGAATGGTACCACCTTCCACCCACCCTAGTGGTTGAAACCCCAGGGTCATCTTCCACTCCTCCCTACACCATCTGCCCTGAACCGCTCTCTCACCTCATTCTTCCCACTTGGAAGCACAGACCCCATTGCCCTGGGGCTGATCTGCTCACTGCCTGGCTTTCACAGTTGACTGTGGGGACCTTGATAGCTGAGGGggctgttttcttcatttctgtgtctCAGGAGCTCAGTCCAGAGCCAGAGTCCAAGCAGCCAC is a genomic window of Muntiacus reevesi chromosome 3, mMunRee1.1, whole genome shotgun sequence containing:
- the MFSD2B gene encoding sphingosine-1-phosphate transporter MFSD2B; this encodes MRNPLPLCAAPSFCPWLGFTASVPYADSALPLRAPPSPSEQKSGGWREWLVPVGAELLCLPQDSGTGHLSFYRKLCYGIGGVPNQVASSAIAFYLQLFLLDVAQIPAAQVSLVLFGGKVSGAAADPLAGFLINRSRRTGSGRLMPWVLGCTPFIALAYFFLWFLPPFSTLRGLWYTTLYCLFQALATFFQVPYTALTMLLTPNPKERDSATAYRMTLEMVGTLMGATVHGLIVSGAHGSHRCKEDMLPGEVAVSPNATRLYFIAAAVVALTYPVCSTLLYLGVKEQSDPSTPASGQGLGFLTGLGLTVRHRPYLKLVISFLFISAAVQVEQSYLVLFCTHASQLQDHVQGMVLTILVSAVLSTPMWEWVLQRFGKRMSALGICAMVPFAILLAAVPMVPVAYVVAFVSGLSIAVSLLLPWSMLPDVVDDFQLQHQHGPGLETIFYSSYVFFTKLSGAGALGISTLSLDFAGYESGACRQSEQVVVTLKVLIGAVPTSMILIGLCILMVGPTPKVPSRANSRSLGRRTSYTLA